The Niveispirillum cyanobacteriorum genome segment CGACGTTATCGGCTCTGTCCTGGCCTCCTACGCCCCGCCGCGCACCTATGGCGTCACGTTGAAAGTCAAATTCTAAGCCAACGGAGGCCACATGGCACGGGTCGGGATCATCGGGTTCGGGTTTGTGGGCAGCGGGCTTTACCGCTGGCTGGCCGGACAGCCCGACCGGTATCAGGTGGCCTTCGTCCATGCCCGCGATCCGGACAGGCTGGGCGATGTGCCGGCGGAATTGCGGCTGACGGACCTGTCCACCGCACCGCCCGCCGATCTGGTGGTGGAGGCGGCGCATCCCGCGATCACGGCGCAGTTCGGCGCTAGCCTGCTGTCGCGGTCAGATTACATGCCCTTGTCGGTGTCGGCCCTGGCCGATGATGAATTGCGGGCACGTCTGCTGGCCGTTGCCTCGGCCTATGGTCACCGACTGCTGATCCCGCACGGGGCCATGGTCGGGGTCGACAGCCTGTTCGAATGGCGCCGGCAATG includes the following:
- a CDS encoding aspartate dehydrogenase domain-containing protein, with protein sequence MARVGIIGFGFVGSGLYRWLAGQPDRYQVAFVHARDPDRLGDVPAELRLTDLSTAPPADLVVEAAHPAITAQFGASLLSRSDYMPLSVSALADDELRARLLAVASAYGHRLLIPHGAMVGVDSLFEWRRQWLDVTITFRKPPASIEPVAGAVAAGGEQILFDGPVREIARRFPRNVNAMVTCALATVGLDRCRGRMISDPAATQLMLQLEAIGTDGSRLFIERQQPAAGVSGSEMFASLCRSVELALRPKQAMEFV